One Fuerstiella marisgermanici DNA window includes the following coding sequences:
- a CDS encoding clan AA aspartic protease, with amino-acid sequence MKGVVDDDLRALIEVSVCGEPDGEKSSVFAWIDTAFNGGLVLPRHEIDRLGLKEYSSTPAILADGQEVELPTFTCHVEWFGKEYRTQIVANEGAHPLLGTMLLDGHDLSVSYKRKTVDLI; translated from the coding sequence GTGAAAGGAGTTGTCGATGACGACCTGCGAGCGTTGATTGAAGTGTCTGTCTGCGGTGAACCAGACGGCGAAAAATCGTCCGTCTTCGCATGGATCGACACGGCATTTAACGGTGGGCTGGTTCTGCCGCGTCATGAGATTGACAGGTTAGGACTCAAGGAATACTCATCGACGCCTGCAATTCTTGCGGATGGTCAAGAGGTCGAGTTGCCAACCTTCACGTGCCACGTTGAGTGGTTCGGGAAGGAGTACCGTACTCAGATCGTGGCGAATGAAGGTGCCCATCCATTACTGGGTACCATGTTGCTGGATGGCCACGATTTAAGTGTCAGCTATAAGCGTAAGACGGTCGATTTGATCTGA